The sequence AGGAAAAGAACAACCCCAATGCTGGGCCTCCTAGGAGGCTTAGTAGGACCTGTTGCTGGATTACTGACTTACGATGATGGCCAGGCCATGGAGGAGAGGATCAATGACTTGAATATAGCACAAGGGAACCTCTCACACCTAATTAGCCAACAAACGCATGTAGTTCGGTCACAACTAGAGGAGTTACATAAAATTGCGGAGGGTCAAAATGACCACCAAACTCAATTACAATACGAACATTGGATTTCAGTTCATAGGAAGTAAGTATCAATTAGTCAAACTAAATATCTCAGCGAACCAGAATGGGATGATCATCCTGGACACCATAAACATCCACGGACGGCTATTAGTGATTCCAGAGCGGGTTTTTTACGGTGGACCCCATGTGGGCTAAGCCTCACCTTATCTGACCCCCCGCGCGGAGAGAGGAGTATAATGAGTATAATGAGTATAATGAGACGGACCGCTGTCCTCAGTCACAAATCGcttaatattaacaagaataattaTCCGAgatgaaaaattcctttaaataaaacattaagaaGAACAATCGGCATACGATAATTTAATCTTCGGCACCGACCTGTTGGAATTAGGATCAGACATTGAAAAACATCATCTATCTGGCCCTTTCCCCCTATTAAAAAAACCCCTCATTAGAAAAATTCGTACGGTTCCTTAACAATatagatattatcattaaataaatcaGGAATGGttattaaacataatttattcAACAAACTAGTCACAGCAGGTGCctgaaatgcataaaaaatatatactaaacCTCGACCTACTTTATGGACACCTAATGCTCTTGAGTCCGCATGTGATTATAAAATGTTGATTAACAGTATCAATTATTGATAAATCCAATTTTACCAAAGACTAGAACTAACGGCAAGAGGCtactgtttattaaatattattaacaaataaattagcCATACAGAAATTAAGAAATATCTGCCAATATTTTATTGGAACGAGGTGAAGAAACATAATACTGTCAATATTATCTTAACTAACTTACTTGCACACAGGCGCATATGCATATTTATTTCCCTGTCGGCATTTTACTTCACGCGGGACTCAATACGCGGGTTGTCACTCTCACAAGTACGAAAATCGGAAGGTCAGTGAACAACAAAGAGGGTTTTTGCGACGTTAAACTGAGTAAAACCAACAGTTGGAAAACTATAAATTCAATCAGTTTGTGAAACCAGTGTTAGGGTGAAGCTCAAAACTAGAGTGGAGTGACAGTTCGCGCGCCGCGTCTCGTGAAGTGGAGTTAAGTGGAGAAGTGGTGAGCGACACTCTGCGACCGTAAAGAAGCTTGAGCTACAGAGAAAAAAggtaagaaattaaattgtatttttttcaatttacttcgGTGTGTAATCTCTCAATAAATCATGTAtaactctttctctctctctctcgctctcacTCATTTCTCTCTCCTTTTATTTGGAATTAGGGCTCAAGTACAGAGGCGTAAGGGGGATATCAAAAATCCTTGTTGTAAAGATTAATTAAACCCACTGGAGGGTGATTGAAACTCGTGCATTATTTGATTTGCAGAAGAAAAGTGCTTAACCCGTCTTCTTCTCCGCTACCGTGGAGATAGgcggtagtttaaaaaaaagtaaaactgtagtgtaattttatttcataaataaaagacATTTATCTTAATCCTTATTAAAGACAAGATAAAGAGACCCGAGATTATTTACACCACTCATCAAATGTTCAGAACTACGAGGGTTAGGGCTCCCAGTCTGGGATAGGATTACAAAATTAAACACCacataaaaataaagataggTCATTCGCAACTCTATTGACTTTTTAGTTTGGTACCCCCGACAaaccagtttaaaattaaacgccCACGTGCAACACAAATTCTCGTGATGATTTAACTCGTTCGTAACAACCATCTCGGACCCAATTAATCCCATTCCGTTTGTTGACCAGGAGTCTCAATCGGCCCGGTCCTCGCTCAAGCCTGAAATCAAACCATTTGCCAGGATCTCGAAAATTAGGACAAGAACAAGGCAACTGATAGCCATAGACGTGCTTAATCCAGAAATAAAGGAAGGATACCTCCTCAGGATAGAAAAACCTGAGGGAGTCTACTTGCGCGAAACATCCGTTTCCTCCCACAAGGGAGTCTGCCACGTGCACACTCGGGAGCACACTCGGGAGGAGGACGTCAGGGTAGAAGTACCGGCTCAAGAAATCCTTGCCTATGATTTCATCGACCCTCCTAACGAAGAGTCTACCAACTCTGAATCCGAATATCTGGTTAAGGATCTAAGAAAAGAAATGGAAAATTCTACAATAACTGAGTCAAAAAAATCGAGAACAGTCTGCATATCTCCGAACTCAGCTCAAAAGAAAAGGACTACGTTCATCGATGGATAAAAGATTTCGGGGCGAAGAACGGGATGACAGCTTCTATAAGCTTTGTGATTCTCTTTGTGGTGAGCCCATTCTTCGAAAACTCAATTTCAGAAAAACCTTTAAATTGATTACTGACGCTTCGGACCACGCTGTGGAGCTATACTTACCCAAGAAGAAGAAGGCGTCGATATGCCTGTCGCATATTTTCCAAGACTAATAGCAGTTGTCAAAAAAGGTACCCGAAGGAAGAACAGGAATGCCTAACCATCGTTCAATCGCTTGAACACTTTCGACCATACTGATATGATCGAGAATTTATACTCGCCTGCGACCAAGCACTGGTCCACTGGATGAGTTGCATCAACAACCCAGGGGCTAGACTGCCCCACTGGAGACATAAGTTCCGGAATTACCAGTACAAATTCGAGTACCAACAAGGGAAAGGAAAACAGCGGAGTCGGAGCACTCTCGAGGAATCATCACGAAGGCCCTTTTTGGATTTTGCCAAGATGAAGGTCAACAAGGAAATCCCAAGAGTATTAGTCCTTACCCGAGCAGGAGCTTCCCAGGGCCATTCTGAAAGGAACAGTCGATCCCAAGTACCTCTACCAATGCGGAACAGACGACTTGAACTCAAAAGCTCTTGCAGAAGGAGGCAGCAAAGCCGACAGTCTCTGGAGAAGGTGCCTTCAAACCCACAAAGACAAAAACGGCTATCCCACAACCACCTGAGGCTCCCATCGCACGACTACCCATTAAAGGCAGAGATCATGGACCCCCTACTGAGTTAGAGAAATGTTCCATAGGCAAACGGCTGACAAGAGGAAGAGGAGCAAACAAAACACCGATTACGGAAAGTGAATCCTCAACGGAACCTTCCACGGAAGATGAAGATTTTGATTTCTCAGGCGCTCCTGTGTCGATGGTGCATGAAGCTATAATGGACATAAGGAGCCGAATGCTGGGATAGGTGTCTGGTTCGGTAAAAACAGCCACCTGAATATCTCACAACGTGGCTAAGGTCGCCAGACCAATAATGCAGCCGAAATAGAGGCGGCTACCGTAGCGGCCCTGAAGGCCTAAAAAGCTGGTATAAGGAAGCTTAGAATTAAAATCGACTTAAAATTCCTAGTTAGCAGCATGACCGAATGGATCCTTAAATGGGAAGCCAATAACTGGAAGACTTATGAGAGCAATCCAGTTAAGAACCGTTCAGGATTCGAAAACACAAAGGCTGCTCTAGagccgaaaaagaaaaaaactatccACCCCCTCCCTGAGTAATCAGTGATTCGGGTGCACTCAGCAATTGTAAGTAGTGAAAATGAAGATGACGACACATATGGGTCCTACTATAGAATTCGAACAGCTTCCTTCTTCCACCATGAAAAATGTCGGTGTACTACGAAGAAGCGCTGTGTCCGATTTTAGGAACCTCCCGAACAGGCTGAGTCTATCCCATGGTCCCCAATCATAGGAAGGAATCAGCAAATGGAAACACTGTCCTTCACTCCAGCCTCTAAAATGGCGCCAAAGGTCAGATCTGCACCTTTCACCGCTACGAATATGCGCCTTTGTCACGTACGAATGAacttataaaatttctaacatcAACATTGAAAGAGAAAACAAACAGAAATGCGCTGCCTGTCTTCCGGGTAATGATGTTGTTTGAAATAAAGTTGGATTGTACGCGAAGGGAGGCTTCTTCTAAATTGCAGGAATGACAAGCGAGGCTCGTCttcccttaaattatttttgtggctTGGTACCCTCACTCTCGGACTGAGAGTCGTTATCCCTgtagagaaagaaagaaaaaggatcCTATCGGACGGGTCAAAAAATTTGGCTGGCTCAATTATGTTCATActaaatttatttgcagaaaaacaaaacaataaatatcaGGAAAGAAAATGGTGTGAAAAGGGACAGGCCCCAAAATGGGTGGCACGTGTCACATGAATAAAAGGTACAAAATTGGTTCGATACCACttaccaaaaagaagaacttaGACTACCGCTCATTTATTCGAAGGTGTAGGATATGACCAGAAGGAAGGATGCTCCCTTGGTATTTCCtgtcaatttttgataaaaagaacggGCGAAACAAAAACCTTTTTCTCACTCGacgattattttaaacaatcgaCTCTAGTTCTAGGATATCCGCGAAAGCCACAAAAGACGCGAACACCTGTCAGTTTCTCAGATTTCCTTTTATAAATAATAGGCGATTTGCTCCCGTTACCGGACCGAGAAAAGTATAGTTTCGTAAACGAACTGAACTCCGGGATAGAACGCAACGACTTACGTGTTGAGAATTTGTCCTCCAACGATTCGGCGGAATCTGTcggaattttcaacgcaaaattgAGTATTTATTTCTTCCGATCCTCGATTGAGCGAACTAGGCATTTGGCATTTGTTCTTTTGATGCGTGAACGCATGGTATTGTTTTGAATTTCACTATGTGCTCACGCTGTCAGCCTGCATGACAGTCAACATATATCGTTAAAGGACAGGCTTACGTAGAAAGAGTGTGGGAAGACGGAGAGAAGAAGAGAGTAGAGTGGTTCAGGTACAACGAACTATAGTCGTGATCATTGTGCATAGCTTGGTTGCATGTAAGAACATGTGGAGGAAGAAaggaaacaattttaatcaaaattattttataagtcgTTGCTCTCCTCATTCGCAAGTTGGCTCGTTCTAGCCTTGAGCTTCCTAATGCAGCGTCAGCAATATTTCCTAGATTACGAGTGAGTAGAGTGGCTTTGTAATTCGTGGATAGTCTTAAACTAATGTGAttcgaaataatatttcgaaacacattaatttaaaaagaatttaattctaaaattcgcTCGTAACAGCCTTCACCTTAAGAAAGAAAAGACCCTGCCCGGCAGGAAACCCAGGTTAAGTTCTCGAACGCTAGAACCCGCAAAAATATCGGAAACTGTTTGAAAAAGCCCTCCCCTTTTCCTCCTCAATTGAAGTCACTATACCCTATATTGACGATCCTCAAAATACCGAGCTCCTTATTCAAAACCCCATTAAAGTGAAAAAGGAACTCAGTGGAACTAAATGGAAACGGGTCTCATATCTTACATCAATGGACGGAACCTCTCACCTATAGATGAAACAATTACGTTCATTTTATTTCGAAGGACTGTGAACCCACGAACCCCATTGCGAAACTCCTCATTGCTGCTAGCGTATTGATACGCAAGATCTATGGGTACGCAGGCTCAAAACAAAACAGGTACTAGTCACTTCTAACGGTCAACACCAGACATATTCTGTCACGATAAAAAGGCGGCATATGGTTGTTGTCGATTAGAGGAATGTGGTGCTAGGACTGACGAATCTTCGCATCGCCCTAGAACAGGACGAACAGACGTCTTATCAATAGGCCAATTCAGAAGATTTGTTGAGATCATTGCTCCAAAATAAATGAGCGGAACTGCTATCCACAGTTTTTCAGAATAGCAAAATTGCCATAACTATTTTTCATGGGAAGGTGGAGGTGCCCCCTTTTGAATTAGGACTGAAAGTAATAGCCAAGTACCACGATAGTTTAATTGGCGGTCATAAGGGCCTGACTAAAACGTACGGTCGTATCagggaaaaatatttttggcccgGATTGTGAGATCAAATTAGCAATTTTATCCGTAATTGTCGCAGTTGTTTGGAACTAAAATTAGTAAGATCAAGAACAGGATAATTTTAGCCAATGTTGTATAGCCATTCCCATACCTGACCTTAAGACAACCAACATTGCACACACCGTAGCAACTTACAATTTTCGGTGATTGACCCCAACCCAACGGGACGCTAAAAAGAAGTCATATAGTCCTGTCGGATTATATTACGCATTACGCCAACGATTATGACGACTGGGACCGATTACTCTTTTTCGCCATGTTCCCCTATAATACGTCAGTGCACGAAGCGACTAACTTCAAACCCTAGGAATTGCTCTATGGTCGAGTGACAAAAACCTGGAGCTCCTTCCCTCAAGGTCTTCACCTTGAGAGAAGGAACTCGGTGTTTAAGGTCTTCACCTTGAAACTTGCGGTCCTATATGCGAGATCTAATAGTCAGGATATCGCAAATCCAGAAAATCGCAGCCGCAAATCTGACTAAGGGAAAATGAATCTCAAAGGAATACTACGATCGTAAAGCTTGTCCATTAAATGGAAAAGTAGGAGACCAAGCTAACGTTTTCAAGGAAGTTAGGTATGGCAGATTTGATAGCAGAGCCACTTGTCCCTANNNNNNNNNNNNNNNNNNNNNNNNNNNNNNNNNNNNNNNNNNNNNNNNNNNNNNNNNNNNNNNNNNNNNNNNNNNNNNNNNNNNNNNNNNNNNNNNNNNNGACTTCGTCACTTCCTCGGCAAGTCGCTGCAATAAACATAAAACATTAATATCCACACGAATATCTACGTGATACATTCGAAGCCCGAAGAAATTAAAACACTCACCATCGTACAATAAGAACGTGCTCCTCTGACGATTATGAAAGGGAAACGATAGAAGTGAATTTTGCCTCTATGAATTCTGCATTCTTGCCATAAAACTAGCCGAACAGTTTCAATACGCTCCAACGAATAAGGGTGCGAATAGTATCGCTGAAGAGGAAAAGGAGAGAGGGCCGTCAACTACCGGCAGGTCTCCTCATCCCAAGAAAACTCCTGGATCCATTTTGCCCGACTGTAAGGACCTGGAGTGAGGTATTGCGAAATATAGTTCACGGACCAGATCCCCCAACTAAGGTCTGGCTCGAATGGAACCGGCCAATACTTTCTATCCGGCGCAGGAACCCATCCAGGGTAGTAAAGAAGGAAGCTACAAAACAATGGAATTGTTAACAAAGTCAAGCAACATTTCAAGGTACGATTTGTTGTGATTCATttaattctcatcatttatgattgagaaaatattataattgtccGCATTTGAATCAAAAAACTCAAATCTGGAACCCAACGCcacaaaatgaaaaagaataaaaaaattgtaacctttcacgtaaaaattaaattttcaaaaaagtgtggGAGATAAATGTGCAACCAAGCAATGGATAGTTAAaatgtcaaaacgttaaaaatggtatGTTTTACTATTCGAATTTTGAAGATtggttcatttaaaattcaggagaattgaaattgtattctttatgattaaaaagcgttcaagacaaaataattgaagattggaaacttttgaatttgaataatttcaagttgaaattgtttaaagtttgacAGTTGAATATTGAAAACCAAATTAAACCTTTCAGAGTCAAGggtaataaattgaattattataaagaaaaactttcaaaacaagtaataattttaaacggaaaaaattagaaataaagaagaaatttctactcgggaacgttaaaacttaaattaacgCAAACTTCATTTAAGACTCAACAAAATTTAGTCGTCGGAAGTTATGAGATTAAAGCCTTTTTTATACTCAGATCCTTCAAGGCTTCggttatttaaagtaaaattaaatgggttataaatgattaatttttaaattactatttagactttccaaaattcaaacaattcaatttttattgaaaaattcaaacctATGAAAAgggacaaattaaaaatgtagcgttcaccataaaaatatatttttcatttttaactcaatttttaatttattcatttcaaatctttattgagaattattattcattctagaaatttttaaatgaaatatattttaaatataaataattcatttgtttaaatttttaactaaaaatcagataatttcaAGATTCtacattaagaattaaaaatttaaataaagaatacaaGACAATATTACTATAATGTCGTTTCACTTTTCTTTGAATGGTacaatttgaagctttttaatttgaaattgcttcATATTTacatatcaaattattaaattcaagatTGACTATCGAAGCCTTTGATGTggaatcttgaaatatttaataacgaaatggtcctgaaatttttaatattcaaatacgaAACTACGATATTGTGAAATTTATCattcagaatctttaaaaattaatctaaaaaaaacctTCTGAGCTCTGTtatatgctttaaaatattttgaaattcgtttgtaaacataaaattttttgttaatcaacactagaaaaataattaactagaaaaaaactagaaaaataacACTAGAAacataattgatcatttttttgaattggtcccttaaagttcatgaatttgaatgataatacaaacaaattttcattttgtctACTCATACTTAAAATCCAGTGCATATTCAGGTATGATAATGTGGGtaatatatttcatttaattaaaaacgcttcaaattcctaactttttaagtagaaattttgtttttcagaaataaatgaattattaaccaaaagataatgttttaaaaaaggagagtactattctacaaaaaaaggacgaatttttcacaaatagttgatttttcacgtaaaatagatacatttgttaccaaaaaaggatacagttttaataaaatacacaaattttcaactgagaaagatagATTTACGAACTAAATATAGAATAGTTAGGTTTGCCGgtataaaagtcaattttaaaccaaacaaaaacaagtttacagctaaattaattattgtccactaaaaacataaatttgcaactgaaaagaaacgaatttgtgaccaaatagtggaattttcaacccaaaagcagaattttctatgaaaaggcaaattttcagctaaatagtttttttctctttctaccaaaaaaatgttttttaactaaaaatataatagttacatttgcagtaaaaaattaattttcaataaaattaaagtaaattttagataaagtttaaaattttaaagtaataaattcaggataaattcataagagttcaaatgagttgaaattttactttatggattgaaaacagtttaaaaatatgaaaatctttattaaatttagtAGCTTCGAAATGAgcttaaagaattaaaaggattcagggtgaattccaacaaaataaacgaaatacctcatttttcttgaatggattctttaaatttcacaaaaatattattcaatcccGTGAAATTATATGATATCTGACGATAATTCCTGGAATCATagaaaat comes from Belonocnema kinseyi isolate 2016_QV_RU_SX_M_011 chromosome 5, B_treatae_v1, whole genome shotgun sequence and encodes:
- the LOC117173881 gene encoding uncharacterized protein LOC117173881 — protein: MQTVGIAWSARRHADIIDFSSQPEIPHLDAHTRKKECDHFPYDCQGDLMLYAESCFLLYYPGWVPAPDRKYWPVPFEPDLSWGIWSVNYISQYLTPGPYSRAKWIQEFSWDEETCR